The Natribaculum luteum genome contains the following window.
TATCGGTCGACCTACCGCGAGAAATCACCCCGTATCGGCGTCGATCGCTCGTGTTGCCGGCCGATCGGACGTCGATCGCACTCGAGACGAGACGCGACAGGGCGTCACGGACTGCCGTTCGAGAGTCTCACAGCCAGGCCGCGTCCCAGCGGGTCGGCTTTCGACGGTTGCCACAGACGTTACACTCGACCCGTCCCATCGTGTCCATCGCGATGTCGACGCTCTCGCAGTTCCCACAGAACCAGCTGTACCGACGCGTCCCCTCCTCGCTCTCGTAGGCCGTATAAAACGGCGCTTTCGATCCACGTACTGCCTCGCCGTAACTGACGTAGACCGTCTCACCGTCCAGTTCGACTGCCTCTATCGCACGCCACTCGTCGTCGGACTCGAGTTCGCCAGCGACGAAGACGTTCTCGGTGTAGGTCTCGTCACCGACTTCGATCTCGCGCGTGCCGGCGCGCTCGAAGCCGTGGTTCGCGTAGAACTCGTTGCCGAGTTCGTTGTCCTCGAGGACGAGACCGCGAATCTCCTCGGCCCCCAACTCGAGGAGTTCTTCGCGAGTCCGCACTAGCAGCCGAACGCCGGTTCCGGCCCCGCGGTGGTCGGGATCGACGTGCAACCAGAGGATCTGCCCGGTCTCGTGTCCGTCGCCGACGAGTTCGCTCTGGGAGAACCCGGTGATCGTCCCGTCGTCTTCGGCGACGAGAAAGAGCACGCGGTCGCTCTCGAACGCCCCCTCGAGTGCGTCGTCGCTGTACCACTGCTCGACGGCGTCGTCGACCGTCGACTCGTCGAGGAAGTCGGTGTACGACGATCGAAGGGACGCGTGGGCGATCGATCGAATGCTGTCGGCGTCGTCGACGGTAGCCTCGCGAAGCTCCATGCGCAGACGTATGTGAGCATGTTACAAAACCTATGCGCCGACCGAAATCGCGTTACGTCGACGCCGATCGCCTCGAGTGACGATGCCTGCTGGCGCTGTTTCCCGGAGACCGCAAGCCGTCCGGCAGTTGCTCCGGGAACGGCCGACGGCAGACGTTATGAGGCACGCTTTATGCGCTCGTCCCCGACACGGACGTATGAGCGATGTCGACACTGGCAACGAGCCGCCCGACGAGAGCGACGCATTCACGTACAACGGCGGTCGCGTCGACCCTGGCGAGTCGGCAAACATTCGATACGGGATCAGCGAGACGTACCTCGGTGATCCCGTCCGGATCCCGGTTACAGTGGTGAACGGCGAGCACCCGGGGCCGACGGTGTTTCTCTCGGCGGCCGCACACGGCGACGAACTCAACGGCATCGAGGTCGTCCGCGAGGTCGCACACGACTGGGACCACTCGGTGCTTCACGGGACGCTCGTCTGCCTGCCGGTGATGAACGTGCCGGGATTTCTCGCCCAGGAGCGATATCTGCCGATCTACGACCGGGACCTCAACCGATCGTTTCCCGGTCGCGAGGGGTCGACGAGTGCAAAGCGGATGGCACACCGAATCTTCACGAACTTCATCGAACCCTGTGACCTGGGGGTCGACTTTCACACGTCGACGCGTGGACGGACGAACATGCTCCACGTCCGGGCGAACGTGGACCGACCCGAGGTCGAACGGGTCGCGAAGGCGTTCGGTTCGAACGTCATCATCTCCGGCGAGGGGCCCTCCGGGACCCTGCGTCGCGAGGCGACCGAGGCGGACATCCCCACGATCACCGTCGAAATGGGCGAGGCCCACCGCTTCCAGCGTGGTCTCATCGATCGCGCGCTGACCGGCGTCGCGAGCGTCCTCGCCGAGTTCGGCCTCCACCAGGACTCCTCGGTCCACTGGCCGGGCTGGCGGACCGTCATCGACGACGCCGACGAGAAGACGTGGCTTCGCGCCGACGCGGGTGGTATCGTCGACATGAAACACGGTCGCGGCGGCCTCGTCTACGAGGGCGACGTCATCTGCACGATCACGAATCCCTTCAAGGAGGAAGACGACATCGACACCGTCGAAGCACCCTTTACCGGGCTGATCGTCGGCGTCCTCGAGAACCCCGTCGTCTACCCCGGCAACCCGCTCTGTCACCTCGTCGGCCTGAGCGAGGACACCCTTTCCGCACTCGAGCGCGAGGTCACCGGAGCCGACTCGATCGCCGACGTCCTCGACTGACCGGCGACCGACTGACATCTCGCAGCGACAGGTCGAAAACGCAGGGGTATAGTGCCTCTATCACGTGACTGTCCCCGTTTGAGGAGATAGTCCTTCGGAGGAGACAAAAGTAACTTCTATACCCCAGCGGTCCAACCCTCCGACTGAGAGCATGAGTCAGTCTTACAATCGCGGTCTCATCGAGGACTTCGGTCGCTGGAAGGAGTTCTCGGCCGGGATGTGGGCGTGGATTTTCCACAAGTTCACCGGGTGGATGCTCATCGGCTACCTGTTTACCCACATCGCCGTGCTGAGCAGCTCCCTGACCAGCCCCGAGGCGTACACGACGACTATCCAGGGACTCGAGAGCCTGTTTATCATCCGGGTGCTCGAGGTCGGACTCCTCGCAGTCGCAGTCTTTCACATCCTCAACGGGATCCGACTGCTGATGGTCGACCTCGGCGTCGGGCTCGAGGCCCAGGACAAGAGCTTCTACGCGTCACTGATCATCACCGGGATCATCGTCGTTGCGAGCGTCCCGACGTTCCTCGACGGGGTGACCTTCTAATGGCAGAGCGCTACTCTTCGTTTACCCCGGGCGGAACGGGATGGCTGCTCCAGCGGCTCACGGCGGCGTTTCTGATCGTCGTGCTCGCGTTCCACTTCTTCCTGTTGCACTTCGTCAACCACGCCGCAGACGTGACGTTCGCCGCAACGCAGGCGCGGATGCAGAACGTGGGCTACTTCCTGACGATGGTGCTGTTTCTCGTCACGGCCGCGTTCCACGGCGTCAACGGCGTCTACAACGCGCTTCTCAACCAGGGGTTGACGGGCACTCGAAAGAAAGTCGTCTTTGCAGTCCTTACCCTCGCCGGACTCGCACTGGTCGCCCAGGGTACCTACGTCGCACTCGTCATGGCGGGGTGGATGTAACATGAGTACGCAACAACAGAAGCAACCGGACGAACCCGAAACGCAAGAAGCGCCGACTGACCAGGAGATGAAAGCGGAGGCGTCGCCCCAGCAGAAGCGACTCCAGCGCAAACGAGAGCAACAGAGCGCACGCGAGGCGTCGGCGGACGAGGGCGAACTTGAGGGGGAGACGGTCCACCTCAAGGTGTTCCGCTACGACCCCGAAGTCGCGGACAAACAGGAGCCGCGGTTCGACGACTTCCACGTCCCGTTCGAGAAGGGGATGACGGTGCTCGACGCGGTGATGTACGCGCGAGACCACTTCGACTCCTCGCTGACGTTCCGTCACTCCTGTCGGCAGGCGGTCTGTGGCTCGGACGCCTTCTTCGTCAACGGCAAGCAGCGCCTTGGCTGTAAGACCCAGATCAGCGAACTCAGCCAGCCGGTTCGCGTCGAGCCGCTGCCCCACCAGGAAGTCGTCAAGGACCTCGTGGTGGATATGGACCACTTCTACGAGCAGATGCACGCCGTCGAGCCGTACTTCCAGTCCGAGGATCTGCCCCAGGGCGAACTCGAGGAGCAGCGCCAGAGCCGCGAGAACCGCGAGAAGATCAAGATGAGTTCGCGATGTATCTGGTGTGGCGCGTGTATGTCCTCGTGCAACATCGCCGCGGGCGACAACCAGTATCTCGGGCCAGCAGCGATCAACAAGGCCTACAAGTTCGCGATGGACGATCGCGAAGAAGACGAGATCAAAGAGCACCGACTCCGCATTTTGGAACAGGAACACGGCGTCTGGCGGTGCCAGACACAGTTCTCCTGTACCGAGGTGTGTCCGAAGGACATCCCGCTGACCGAGCACATTCAGGAGCTCAAGCGTGAAGCAGTCAAGAAGAACCTGAAATTCTGGTAAAATAATGTACGAACACGACGTCATCGTCGTCGGCGCAGGCGGCGCCGGCCTCCGGGCTGCGGTCGCAGCACACGAAGCAGGAGCGGACGTAGCGATGGTCACCAAACTCCACCCGGTGCGCAGTCACACCGGGGCTGCGGAGGGCGGCATCAACGCCGCGCTCCGCGAGGGAGACGACTGGGAACTCCACGCCTACGACACCATGAAGGGCTCGGACTACCTGGGCGACGCGCCCGCAGTCGAGACCCTCGCGAAGGACGCCCCTGAAGAGACGATCAACTTGGAGCACTGGGGGATGCCCTTCTCCCGCGAGGAGGACGGCACCGTCTCCCAGCGTCCCTTCGGTGGACTCTCGTTCCCGCGGACCACCTACGCCGGTGCGGAGACCGGCCACCACCTGCTGCACACGATGTACGAGCAGGTCGTCAAACGCGGTATCGAGGTCTACGACGAGTGGTTCGTGACGCAACTTGCCGTCACCGACGAACCCGACCCGAACGACCGCACCTGCCACGGCGTCGTCGCCTACGACGTCCAGACCGGCAAGATCGAGGGATTCAAGGCCCGCAAGGGTGTCGTCCTCGCAACCGGTGGTCCCGGCCAGGCGTTCGACCACACGACAAACGCCGTCTCCTGTACCGGCGACGGACAGGCCATGGCCTACCGTGCGGGCGCGCCGCTCGAGGACATGGAGTTCATCCAGTTCCACCCGACCTCCCTTCCCTCCACTGGCGTCCTCATCTCCGAGGGCGTCCGCGGTGAGGGTGGCATCCTCTACAACAACGAGGGCGAGCGGTTCATGTTCGAGTACGGCTACGCGAACAACTCCGGCGAACTCGCCTCTCGAGACGTCGTCGCCCGCGCCGAGTTGACCGAGGTCAACGAGGGTCGCGGCGTCAAAGACGAGTACGTCCACCTCGACATGCGCCACCTCGGCGAGGAGCGCATCATGGACCGCCTCGAGAACATCCTGCACCTCGCGGAGGACTTCGAGGGCGTCGACGGCCTCGTCGAGCCGATGCCGGTCAAACCAGGCCAGCACTACGCGATGGGCGGTATCGAGACCGACGAGAATGGCGCGACCTGTATCGACGGCCTCTACGCCGCAGGCGAGTGTGCCTGCGTCTCCGTCCACGGCGGGAACCGCCTGGGTGGGAACGCCTTGCCCGAACTCATCGTCTTCGGCAAGCGCGCCGGCTACCACGCCGCCGGTGGCGACCTCGGCGAGGCCGAGATCGAGACGGGCTACGCCGACGACGTCGAGGACGACGACACCGACCTCCCGATCACGCCCGGCGAGGCCGGCATCGAACCCGAAGGCGTCGCCGCCGACGGCTCCGGACAGGTCGCCGACGCCAAGGGCACGCTCGAGCGCGCCGTCGAAGCCGAACGTGAGCGCGTCGATCACCTGCTCGAGAAAGACGACGGCGTCCAGCACTCGGAGATCCGGTCGAAGCTCCAGCAGGCGATGACCGACTACGTGAACGTCTTCCGAACCGAGGAGGGCGTCAAGAAGGCCCTGAAGATCATCCGCGAGTGCCGCCAGGAGTATCAGGACGTCTACGTCGACGACCCGTCGCGAACGTTCAACACGGACCTCCAGCACACCATCGAGACGCGGAACCTGATCGACGTCGCCGAGACGATCGCGCTCGGCGCACTCGTCCGTGACGAGTTCCGCGGCGCTCACTGGCGCAAGGAACACCAGGAACGCAAAGACGACGAGTGGCTCAAGCACACGCTCATCTCCTGGGACCGCGGCAAGCCGTCGGTCTGGTACCGCCCCGTCATCCTCGAGGGCGAGGAGAAGACCTACGAGCCGAAAGTGCGCAGCTACTAACCACGACGGCGTTTTGCGGTTTTCCGTTTTCGCCTAGACCCCGAGCGCGTCGAGGACGTCCACGCCGACGTCGAAGTAGCCGATCAGTTTGTACCCGAGGTAGATACCGACGATCCCCATGAGCCCGGGCAGCTCCGGCGGGGCGGGGATCGGGACGTGGAGGAATCGGAACAGCGCGCCGGTAAGGAGACCCGTCAGCAGCGCGAGGACGGTGATCTGTAGGGACATACCCGTCTATCTCCCGTGTGGCGATAAAAACCGTGTGGCGTGAGCCACTCTTGCTGGCGATCGAGCTCCGAAGTTCGTCGATCGTCGTAGAGTAGTTTTATTATCGTCGATGGATATACGGTGCACGTATGGAGATGACGCTGCAACGCGCAGACGTATCGGTACCGGACGACCTCACGTCGGCACGGGCGAAACTCCTCTACCTCTATCTCTCCGTTCGGGGGCAGGCGACTGCCGACGAGGTCTGTGCAGATCTCGATCTCGACAAGGGGACCGTGCTTTCGATTACGGGAACGCTGCGCGAGCAAGGATACGTGCGCCGAGAAGACGGCCAGTACGCCGTCTAGTACTCGAGACGACCCTCAACGCACTCGCGTGAGGAGGACGTCGGCGACGAACGACCCGATCATCAGCGGCACCAGAACGTAGCCGAACGCCTGGAGCAAGACGAGCGTCGACCACTGTCCGAGCGGTTCGGTCGGCGGCCAGAGCATCGGGACGACGTCGACGAGGAAATCCCGCGTCAGGAACGCGAGTATCAGAAAGACCACGAACGAACACGCCAGTCTGACGGCGAGCTGTCGCGGATCGACGCCGTCGGCCGGATCTGGATCCGGCCACTCCTCGTCTGGCATACCCGCACGTAGGGACATCGGCCGCTTGAACCGTTCGACTCGACGCTACAGTTCGATGCGTTCGACGAGCTGTTCGCGGTTCTCGTTCGTATTGACGGCGACGATCCGGATCAGATCCTCAAGTCCAGACCCCTTGAGCTTGGCTTTCAGCAGGTTGTCGACCTGGTAGACGCCTGCGGCGTTGGTCATCTCGATTTCGACCATCACGGGTCGGCTCT
Protein-coding sequences here:
- a CDS encoding GNAT family N-acetyltransferase: MELREATVDDADSIRSIAHASLRSSYTDFLDESTVDDAVEQWYSDDALEGAFESDRVLFLVAEDDGTITGFSQSELVGDGHETGQILWLHVDPDHRGAGTGVRLLVRTREELLELGAEEIRGLVLEDNELGNEFYANHGFERAGTREIEVGDETYTENVFVAGELESDDEWRAIEAVELDGETVYVSYGEAVRGSKAPFYTAYESEEGTRRYSWFCGNCESVDIAMDTMGRVECNVCGNRRKPTRWDAAWL
- a CDS encoding succinylglutamate desuccinylase/aspartoacylase family protein, with the protein product MSDVDTGNEPPDESDAFTYNGGRVDPGESANIRYGISETYLGDPVRIPVTVVNGEHPGPTVFLSAAAHGDELNGIEVVREVAHDWDHSVLHGTLVCLPVMNVPGFLAQERYLPIYDRDLNRSFPGREGSTSAKRMAHRIFTNFIEPCDLGVDFHTSTRGRTNMLHVRANVDRPEVERVAKAFGSNVIISGEGPSGTLRREATEADIPTITVEMGEAHRFQRGLIDRALTGVASVLAEFGLHQDSSVHWPGWRTVIDDADEKTWLRADAGGIVDMKHGRGGLVYEGDVICTITNPFKEEDDIDTVEAPFTGLIVGVLENPVVYPGNPLCHLVGLSEDTLSALEREVTGADSIADVLD
- the sdhC gene encoding succinate dehydrogenase, cytochrome b556 subunit, with product MSQSYNRGLIEDFGRWKEFSAGMWAWIFHKFTGWMLIGYLFTHIAVLSSSLTSPEAYTTTIQGLESLFIIRVLEVGLLAVAVFHILNGIRLLMVDLGVGLEAQDKSFYASLIITGIIVVASVPTFLDGVTF
- a CDS encoding succinate dehydrogenase hydrophobic membrane anchor subunit, which produces MAERYSSFTPGGTGWLLQRLTAAFLIVVLAFHFFLLHFVNHAADVTFAATQARMQNVGYFLTMVLFLVTAAFHGVNGVYNALLNQGLTGTRKKVVFAVLTLAGLALVAQGTYVALVMAGWM
- a CDS encoding succinate dehydrogenase/fumarate reductase iron-sulfur subunit: MSTQQQKQPDEPETQEAPTDQEMKAEASPQQKRLQRKREQQSAREASADEGELEGETVHLKVFRYDPEVADKQEPRFDDFHVPFEKGMTVLDAVMYARDHFDSSLTFRHSCRQAVCGSDAFFVNGKQRLGCKTQISELSQPVRVEPLPHQEVVKDLVVDMDHFYEQMHAVEPYFQSEDLPQGELEEQRQSRENREKIKMSSRCIWCGACMSSCNIAAGDNQYLGPAAINKAYKFAMDDREEDEIKEHRLRILEQEHGVWRCQTQFSCTEVCPKDIPLTEHIQELKREAVKKNLKFW
- a CDS encoding FAD-binding protein is translated as MYEHDVIVVGAGGAGLRAAVAAHEAGADVAMVTKLHPVRSHTGAAEGGINAALREGDDWELHAYDTMKGSDYLGDAPAVETLAKDAPEETINLEHWGMPFSREEDGTVSQRPFGGLSFPRTTYAGAETGHHLLHTMYEQVVKRGIEVYDEWFVTQLAVTDEPDPNDRTCHGVVAYDVQTGKIEGFKARKGVVLATGGPGQAFDHTTNAVSCTGDGQAMAYRAGAPLEDMEFIQFHPTSLPSTGVLISEGVRGEGGILYNNEGERFMFEYGYANNSGELASRDVVARAELTEVNEGRGVKDEYVHLDMRHLGEERIMDRLENILHLAEDFEGVDGLVEPMPVKPGQHYAMGGIETDENGATCIDGLYAAGECACVSVHGGNRLGGNALPELIVFGKRAGYHAAGGDLGEAEIETGYADDVEDDDTDLPITPGEAGIEPEGVAADGSGQVADAKGTLERAVEAERERVDHLLEKDDGVQHSEIRSKLQQAMTDYVNVFRTEEGVKKALKIIRECRQEYQDVYVDDPSRTFNTDLQHTIETRNLIDVAETIALGALVRDEFRGAHWRKEHQERKDDEWLKHTLISWDRGKPSVWYRPVILEGEEKTYEPKVRSY
- a CDS encoding XapX domain-containing protein — translated: MSLQITVLALLTGLLTGALFRFLHVPIPAPPELPGLMGIVGIYLGYKLIGYFDVGVDVLDALGV
- a CDS encoding helix-turn-helix domain-containing protein, which translates into the protein MTLQRADVSVPDDLTSARAKLLYLYLSVRGQATADEVCADLDLDKGTVLSITGTLREQGYVRREDGQYAV